A genomic stretch from Halorhodospira halophila SL1 includes:
- a CDS encoding TssA family type VI secretion system protein encodes MTEECHPDATDHPLGLPGRVLAALDGDADVGADPRHGERFARLREAVQRLGGADFAQVAEDAAVLLEQEAKDLRVLGYLCLAELQERGLEGFRAALAALHGALAAFGERIHPQRDGGRRAAIEWLSERRMLALLDRAAGRDDPEQLRALEAELDRLGAELERLWSDPPGLRPLRNWVQERQTAVAVATERTAPTQPGAREDDRSPGPPRSGQELGRRLREALDFLRSEGEWLAMTALARAWRWGRLGPLSADDGRLRIEPPRQVALTAIRRHVDEGAWEAAYLAAESAFLEPGGHLQLEIQAVAERSATAMGRDDIAAYIRAAAAELLQRHPALPDLRFSDGSPLVPPGQVAWVADRVGTGDESPWREEGETPVQLGEALALMRSEGLAAALRQIDATPQRSGRERCAQELVRARLCLDAGYPELARARLELLAAEIERRGLDEWDPESTLAVWRELALALQASERDGQLDREQVARRLLALRHRVARADLEAAIAFP; translated from the coding sequence GTGACCGAGGAGTGCCATCCCGATGCGACGGACCACCCGCTGGGGCTGCCGGGGCGTGTCCTTGCCGCCCTGGACGGGGATGCGGACGTAGGCGCCGATCCACGCCACGGTGAGCGGTTCGCTCGCCTGCGCGAGGCGGTCCAGCGGCTGGGCGGGGCGGATTTCGCCCAGGTCGCCGAGGACGCGGCGGTCCTGCTGGAGCAGGAGGCCAAGGATCTCCGCGTGCTTGGTTACCTGTGCCTGGCCGAGCTCCAGGAGCGTGGACTCGAGGGGTTTCGCGCGGCGCTGGCGGCACTGCACGGCGCTCTGGCCGCGTTCGGCGAGCGGATCCATCCGCAGCGGGACGGTGGCCGGCGGGCGGCCATCGAGTGGCTGTCGGAGAGGCGCATGCTGGCCCTGCTCGATCGGGCGGCCGGCCGCGATGATCCCGAGCAGCTGCGCGCCCTGGAAGCGGAGCTCGACCGGCTGGGCGCGGAGCTGGAGCGGTTGTGGTCGGACCCGCCGGGGCTGCGGCCGCTGCGCAACTGGGTGCAGGAACGGCAGACCGCCGTTGCCGTGGCCACCGAGCGGACTGCGCCTACGCAGCCCGGCGCGCGGGAGGATGACCGTTCGCCGGGTCCGCCGCGAAGTGGCCAGGAGCTGGGACGGCGGCTGCGCGAGGCGCTGGATTTCCTGCGCAGCGAGGGCGAGTGGCTGGCGATGACCGCGCTGGCTCGCGCCTGGCGCTGGGGGCGGCTTGGACCGCTGAGCGCCGACGATGGTCGGCTGCGCATCGAGCCACCGCGCCAGGTGGCGCTGACCGCGATACGAAGGCACGTCGATGAAGGCGCCTGGGAAGCGGCCTACCTGGCCGCCGAATCGGCCTTCCTGGAGCCGGGCGGGCACCTCCAGCTGGAGATCCAGGCCGTCGCTGAACGGTCGGCGACGGCGATGGGGCGAGACGATATCGCTGCGTACATCCGTGCGGCAGCGGCGGAGTTGCTACAGCGCCACCCGGCGTTGCCGGATCTGCGCTTCAGTGATGGCAGCCCATTGGTCCCCCCGGGACAGGTCGCCTGGGTGGCCGATCGCGTGGGAACGGGTGACGAATCGCCATGGCGGGAGGAGGGTGAGACCCCGGTGCAACTCGGTGAGGCGCTGGCGTTGATGCGCAGCGAAGGACTGGCAGCCGCGCTGCGGCAAATCGATGCCACGCCGCAGCGCAGCGGTCGCGAGCGCTGCGCCCAGGAGCTGGTTCGGGCGCGCCTCTGCCTGGATGCCGGCTATCCCGAGCTGGCCCGGGCGCGCCTTGAGCTGCTGGCGGCGGAGATCGAACGCCGGGGGTTGGACGAGTGGGATCCGGAATCAACGCTGGCGGTTTGGCGGGAACTGGCGCTGGCACTGCAAGCCAGCGAGCGCGACGGTCAGCTCGATCGCGAGCAGGTGGCTCGGCGCCTGCTCGCACTGCGCCACCGGGTGGCGCGTGCCGATCTGGAGGCGGCGATCGCCTTCCCCTGA
- the tssE gene encoding type VI secretion system baseplate subunit TssE, translating to MTVGLFDRLEGGTGRPPPHTGTMPGSESRASVVRHILRLLAARRGRPAHLAGYGLPDLSSYYHDLDGAAACLATAAQELIPRYEPRVVSLAVHAQPASVETGYVLWLALRAQLHRGKHLTLELAVDGNAGVHLLSGGGDGSASGV from the coding sequence GTGACGGTAGGGCTTTTCGATCGCCTGGAAGGGGGCACTGGTCGCCCGCCGCCGCACACCGGGACGATGCCTGGGAGCGAGAGTCGGGCGAGCGTGGTTCGGCACATCCTCCGGTTGCTGGCAGCGCGCCGCGGACGCCCGGCCCACCTGGCCGGCTACGGACTGCCGGACCTCTCGTCCTACTACCACGATCTGGACGGCGCCGCTGCGTGCTTGGCGACGGCCGCTCAGGAGTTGATCCCCCGTTACGAGCCCCGGGTCGTCAGCCTGGCCGTGCACGCGCAGCCCGCTTCGGTGGAGACGGGCTACGTGCTCTGGCTGGCGTTGCGCGCGCAGCTGCACCGGGGCAAACACCTGACGCTGGAGCTGGCGGTGGACGGAAACGCCGGCGTACACCTGCTCAGCGGAGGTGGGGATGGATCTGCGTCGGGCGTTTGA
- a CDS encoding type VI secretion protein IcmF/TssM N-terminal domain-containing protein yields the protein MRGQASISQGAVGWLRMPAFLRRPFVWLLVAVLLAAVAVWFGLPLFGVDPAGWRLAGVLTLFGVAGLAVGAVALRRARRLDRQQISGDEAEALAAAMDRPLRRLDRPSGPTVPGTGGRYRVPWYLVIGPARSGKSRLIRCSGLHFPDDDDEWLAARGDGGTRHCDWWLSDRAVFLDTAGRYTTDPPAETGWYQLLGLLRRVRRRRPVDGVLVTIDAGELAELDASGLRRWARALRTRLAELETDLGVRPPVLLIVTGVDCLPGYEAFVAAAGGGSWCGPWGAAVESAADPGLAAQRLQAQADEARLGLMAAWAGETDAVGPFAFAADLRSVTGPLAELLRLLLRHDPYRRSPSLQAVYLTGHAPGRPSLTPGLFTQAVVPLARGLRLSARRLAVRRLARVALVAGLLGVAGVLGHGTAEQYQSRLAQATAVAEGAAAVAYAVGTEDPEVGAKLEAVERVQGLKDGLRQRSETGGMAAFALDPGGRRVGELYAQLRGLLIELAGQALLPDAGRAVQQRLEVFADEWPGLEPPERQARREAYREALGAWLRLTGEDVPVDDDRVAVLLARLVAAEQGLGTPEAESPLVRGLSRALSDPQQRRSVGERLDGSPGRRLVERAREQLRTPARPEPILERLLAEAELDLAPLTLEAIAPGGASRIWSSQRPVSGAFRGAAWETRLRPALERTLEGLRHPDPVLGRSRRDVLGDQRSSALAKDVEARYLRAFVDHWLDWLEGVRWQSVGGGREQAAQLEEAADAGALAALLEGVHAQLAAHAGDVPVAALGQQLGQDLGRYRHDPRGRELFALLGSGEEEGDAGPLPEVEAALSRVAEQIGQQASAADPGRKAMERVALALAGEGSGCSLRAYRTTVRQALGPTSSAVRSALEPVLLGGMDAAWARLRAEAAEELEGRWQAEVVEPFRRYLAGRFPLDADGADAALGDFEAFFAPEYGVLWQFKTEQLSPFLSGSDGQGGERRWRGGGVGITAEVVGALGVAARIRDGLFEDSGQLQLRYRVSPVASADWVDMRWESDGEALRYRNGPPVSASLRWPQGSPEPGRIAAVSAHNGAMGRVEAEGPWALFRLLSRAEEREQVRSSAVRVRWSLHEAQEASHQPVEFLLRTEQSTPLLQWGDLSRFRLPTRLTQEEA from the coding sequence ATGAGAGGGCAGGCGTCCATCAGTCAGGGGGCGGTCGGGTGGCTGCGGATGCCCGCCTTCCTGCGGCGACCGTTTGTGTGGCTGCTGGTGGCCGTCCTGCTCGCCGCAGTGGCTGTCTGGTTCGGCCTGCCGTTGTTTGGCGTCGATCCGGCCGGGTGGCGTCTGGCAGGCGTCCTGACCCTGTTCGGGGTGGCTGGTCTGGCGGTCGGGGCTGTTGCGCTGCGGCGCGCCCGACGGCTGGATCGGCAGCAAATATCTGGGGACGAGGCCGAGGCCCTGGCCGCGGCCATGGATCGCCCCCTGCGTCGGCTGGACCGCCCCTCGGGGCCAACGGTGCCGGGGACTGGTGGGCGATACCGTGTGCCTTGGTACTTGGTCATCGGGCCCGCCCGGTCGGGTAAGAGCCGCCTGATCCGCTGCAGCGGTCTTCACTTCCCCGACGACGATGATGAGTGGCTGGCTGCACGCGGTGACGGCGGCACCCGCCATTGCGACTGGTGGCTTTCCGATCGGGCCGTTTTCCTCGATACAGCTGGGCGCTACACCACCGATCCCCCCGCGGAGACCGGCTGGTATCAACTCCTCGGTCTGCTCCGGCGTGTTCGCCGGCGTCGCCCCGTCGATGGGGTGCTGGTCACCATCGACGCCGGCGAGCTGGCCGAACTGGATGCATCGGGACTGAGGCGATGGGCGCGGGCCCTGCGGACGCGCCTCGCGGAGCTCGAGACCGATCTCGGGGTGCGGCCGCCGGTGCTCCTGATCGTGACTGGAGTGGACTGTCTCCCCGGCTACGAGGCGTTCGTGGCGGCAGCCGGGGGCGGTTCGTGGTGCGGGCCCTGGGGGGCAGCGGTGGAGTCGGCCGCTGACCCCGGCCTGGCGGCGCAGCGGCTGCAGGCGCAGGCCGATGAGGCGCGCCTGGGCCTGATGGCGGCTTGGGCCGGGGAGACCGATGCGGTTGGTCCGTTCGCCTTTGCCGCCGATCTGCGTTCGGTGACCGGCCCTTTGGCGGAGCTGCTGCGCCTGCTGTTGCGCCATGACCCTTATCGGCGCTCGCCGTCCCTGCAAGCGGTGTACCTGACTGGCCATGCACCCGGACGACCGAGCCTGACACCGGGGCTCTTCACCCAGGCTGTCGTCCCGCTGGCACGGGGGCTGCGCCTCTCCGCCCGGCGGCTGGCGGTTCGGCGGCTGGCCCGGGTCGCGCTGGTCGCCGGGCTCCTCGGTGTCGCTGGCGTGCTCGGGCACGGTACCGCCGAGCAGTACCAGAGCCGTCTCGCCCAGGCCACGGCGGTGGCCGAGGGGGCCGCCGCCGTGGCCTATGCGGTGGGCACCGAGGATCCGGAGGTCGGCGCCAAGCTGGAAGCGGTCGAGCGGGTCCAGGGGCTGAAGGATGGGCTCCGACAGCGCTCTGAAACCGGCGGCATGGCGGCGTTCGCGCTGGACCCGGGCGGCCGGCGGGTCGGCGAGCTGTACGCGCAGCTGCGGGGGCTTCTGATTGAACTCGCCGGCCAGGCCCTGTTGCCGGATGCGGGGCGGGCCGTGCAGCAGCGGCTCGAGGTATTCGCCGACGAGTGGCCGGGACTCGAACCGCCGGAGCGCCAGGCCCGCCGAGAGGCGTATCGGGAGGCCCTGGGGGCTTGGCTCCGGCTCACCGGTGAGGATGTGCCGGTCGACGATGATCGGGTGGCCGTCCTGCTGGCCCGGCTCGTCGCCGCTGAGCAGGGTCTGGGTACACCGGAGGCGGAGAGCCCGTTGGTCCGCGGCCTGTCCCGCGCGCTGTCGGACCCGCAGCAACGGCGCTCCGTGGGGGAACGACTCGACGGGTCACCCGGGCGTCGTCTGGTTGAACGGGCCCGGGAGCAGCTGCGAACCCCCGCCCGGCCGGAGCCGATCCTGGAGCGGCTGCTCGCCGAGGCCGAGCTGGACTTGGCGCCGTTAACCCTCGAGGCGATCGCCCCGGGCGGTGCCTCGCGCATCTGGTCGAGCCAGCGGCCGGTATCCGGGGCGTTCCGGGGTGCCGCCTGGGAGACCCGTCTCCGGCCGGCGCTGGAGCGAACCCTGGAGGGCCTGCGGCACCCGGATCCCGTCCTCGGCCGCAGCCGGCGGGACGTGCTCGGGGACCAGCGGTCCTCGGCCTTGGCCAAGGACGTCGAGGCGCGTTACCTGCGCGCCTTCGTGGACCACTGGCTGGATTGGTTGGAAGGGGTGCGCTGGCAATCGGTGGGCGGCGGGCGCGAACAGGCCGCACAGCTGGAAGAGGCCGCGGATGCCGGTGCCCTGGCGGCGCTGCTCGAGGGGGTACACGCCCAACTGGCGGCACACGCCGGCGACGTTCCGGTGGCGGCCCTGGGGCAGCAGCTGGGCCAGGATCTCGGTCGGTACCGACACGATCCGAGGGGACGGGAGCTCTTCGCCCTGCTGGGGTCGGGAGAAGAAGAAGGCGACGCGGGACCGCTGCCCGAGGTCGAGGCGGCCCTCTCCCGGGTGGCGGAGCAGATCGGCCAGCAGGCGTCCGCCGCCGACCCGGGGCGCAAGGCCATGGAGCGGGTCGCGCTCGCCCTGGCGGGCGAGGGGAGTGGCTGTTCGCTGCGCGCGTACCGGACCACAGTCCGGCAAGCGTTGGGCCCGACCTCCAGCGCCGTACGCAGCGCGCTGGAACCGGTGCTCCTCGGCGGTATGGATGCCGCCTGGGCGCGGTTGCGGGCCGAGGCCGCCGAGGAGCTCGAGGGGCGCTGGCAGGCCGAGGTGGTGGAGCCGTTTCGTCGCTACCTGGCCGGGCGGTTTCCGCTGGATGCCGACGGTGCGGACGCCGCCCTGGGGGACTTCGAGGCCTTCTTTGCACCCGAGTACGGGGTGTTGTGGCAATTCAAGACCGAACAGCTTAGTCCGTTCCTGAGCGGCAGCGACGGCCAGGGCGGTGAGCGGCGCTGGCGGGGCGGTGGGGTGGGCATCACCGCCGAGGTGGTGGGGGCCCTGGGCGTGGCGGCCCGAATTCGCGACGGGCTGTTCGAGGACTCGGGGCAGCTGCAACTGCGCTATCGGGTGTCGCCGGTCGCCAGCGCCGACTGGGTCGACATGCGCTGGGAGTCCGACGGCGAGGCGCTGCGCTACCGCAACGGCCCGCCGGTCTCTGCGAGCCTACGCTGGCCCCAAGGGTCCCCCGAGCCCGGCCGAATCGCCGCTGTCTCTGCCCACAACGGCGCGATGGGGCGGGTCGAGGCGGAGGGCCCCTGGGCGCTGTTCCGGCTGCTCAGCCGTGCCGAGGAGCGCGAACAGGTCCGTTCCAGTGCGGTCCGCGTGCGCTGGTCGTTGCATGAAGCGCAGGAGGCGTCGCATCAGCCGGTGGAGTTCCTCCTGCGCACCGAACAGAGCACCCCACTGCTGCAGTGGGGGGATCTGTCCCGCTTCCGTCTGCCGACCCGTTTGACCCAGGAGGAGGCGTGA
- the tssC gene encoding type VI secretion system contractile sheath large subunit produces the protein MSEQTSADRAAEATAPAASYAHLCQLAEVEPVSGALEIATFQDSAVMADIPSESRLTAALQVFLDLASQDGELVERIDKALLDEYIARIDAAVSEQLDAVLHHPEFQRVESAWRSLRFLVERSDPKANIKLELLDVSKEELAGELEDVTDITQSGLYQHVYVQEYDTPGGEPLAAMVSNYEFDCSAADINLLTEVSRIAAAAHCPFLGAVGRDFFGKASLDEVVRIPDIASYLDKAEYARWRGFRDTEDARYVGLTLPRFLLRLPYGADNPTRAFDYRENVTGVDHDRYLWGNAAFAFAANMARSFKAYGWTVNIRGPESGGKLEQLPIHVFDLGRGAQTKTPTEVLISENREIELAEAGFIPLSFYKNSDYACFFSANSAQRPARYNSPAATANARINARLPYIFLVSRLAHYLKVLQRENIGSAKSRQDLENELNDWLQGLVTKMQNPDPDLVATRPLREGVVEVEEVPENPGFYRVNMSVMPHFQIEGIDLKLSLVSQLPT, from the coding sequence ATGAGTGAGCAGACGAGCGCAGATAGGGCCGCAGAAGCCACGGCCCCGGCGGCAAGCTATGCGCACCTGTGCCAGCTGGCCGAGGTCGAGCCGGTCTCCGGCGCCCTGGAGATCGCCACCTTCCAGGACTCGGCGGTCATGGCGGACATCCCCTCGGAGAGTCGATTGACCGCTGCCCTGCAGGTGTTCCTGGATCTCGCCAGTCAGGACGGCGAGCTGGTCGAGCGCATCGACAAGGCGTTGCTCGACGAGTATATCGCCCGCATCGACGCGGCGGTGAGCGAGCAGCTCGACGCCGTCCTGCACCATCCGGAGTTCCAGCGGGTGGAGTCGGCCTGGCGCAGCCTGCGTTTCCTCGTCGAACGCAGCGATCCCAAGGCGAACATCAAGCTGGAGCTGCTCGATGTCTCCAAGGAAGAGCTGGCCGGCGAGCTCGAGGATGTCACTGACATCACCCAGTCCGGCCTGTACCAGCACGTCTATGTGCAGGAGTACGACACCCCGGGCGGGGAGCCCTTAGCCGCCATGGTCTCCAACTATGAGTTCGACTGCTCGGCGGCGGACATCAACCTGCTGACCGAGGTATCCCGGATTGCGGCGGCGGCCCACTGTCCCTTCCTCGGTGCCGTCGGCCGGGACTTCTTCGGCAAGGCCTCCCTGGATGAGGTGGTCCGGATCCCGGATATCGCCAGCTATCTAGATAAGGCCGAGTACGCCCGCTGGCGCGGGTTCCGCGACACCGAAGACGCTCGGTACGTCGGCCTCACCCTGCCGCGGTTCCTGCTGCGCCTGCCCTACGGGGCCGACAACCCCACCCGTGCGTTCGACTACCGCGAGAACGTCACCGGGGTCGATCACGATCGCTACCTTTGGGGGAATGCAGCCTTCGCCTTTGCCGCCAACATGGCCCGTTCCTTCAAGGCCTACGGGTGGACGGTCAATATTCGCGGGCCGGAGTCCGGCGGCAAGCTCGAGCAGCTGCCGATCCACGTCTTCGACCTCGGCCGTGGGGCGCAGACCAAGACCCCCACCGAGGTGCTCATCTCCGAGAACCGCGAAATCGAGCTGGCCGAGGCCGGATTCATCCCGCTGAGCTTCTACAAGAACAGCGATTACGCCTGCTTCTTCTCGGCCAACTCGGCGCAGCGTCCGGCCCGCTACAACAGTCCCGCGGCGACGGCGAATGCCCGGATCAACGCCCGGTTGCCGTACATCTTCCTGGTCTCCCGTCTGGCTCACTATCTCAAGGTGCTGCAGCGGGAGAATATCGGCTCGGCCAAGAGCCGGCAGGACCTGGAAAACGAGCTCAACGATTGGCTGCAGGGGCTGGTGACCAAGATGCAGAATCCGGATCCCGATCTGGTCGCTACCCGCCCGCTACGCGAGGGGGTGGTGGAGGTCGAGGAGGTCCCCGAAAACCCGGGCTTCTACCGGGTCAACATGTCGGTGATGCCGCACTTCCAGATCGAGGGTATCGACCTGAAGCTCTCGCTGGTGTCGCAGTTGCCGACCTGA
- the tssB gene encoding type VI secretion system contractile sheath small subunit — MESFQQEVPKSRVNITLDVDTGDARKTLELPLKMLVLGDFSNGQASGRLAERERVPIDRDHLDAVLGDLSPSLQVTVPDTFRGDGSQIRVALKIDGFHAFSPEAVARQIPQVNNLLAMRNLLKDLKSNVLDNARFRRELERIVQNQKELEGVMGELRQIAPLHTGEEDREAGSSGESTEADRDGQE, encoded by the coding sequence ATGGAGAGTTTCCAACAGGAAGTGCCGAAATCACGGGTGAACATCACCCTCGATGTGGATACAGGGGACGCCCGCAAGACCCTGGAACTGCCGCTGAAGATGCTGGTCCTGGGCGACTTCAGCAACGGCCAGGCCAGTGGCCGTCTCGCCGAACGTGAGCGCGTGCCCATCGACCGGGACCATCTCGACGCCGTCCTCGGCGACCTCAGTCCCTCCCTGCAGGTGACGGTGCCGGATACCTTCCGGGGGGACGGGTCGCAGATCCGGGTGGCCCTCAAGATCGACGGTTTCCACGCCTTCAGCCCCGAGGCCGTGGCCCGGCAGATCCCGCAGGTCAATAACCTGCTGGCGATGCGCAATCTGCTCAAGGATCTGAAGTCGAACGTCCTCGATAACGCCAGATTTCGGCGCGAGCTGGAGCGCATCGTGCAGAACCAGAAGGAGCTGGAGGGGGTGATGGGCGAGCTCAGGCAGATCGCCCCGCTGCATACCGGGGAGGAGGACCGAGAGGCCGGCTCCTCGGGCGAATCAACGGAAGCCGACCGGGATGGTCAGGAGTGA
- a CDS encoding DotU family type IV/VI secretion system protein: MIAAEQAASPPTSTGSLLEVAEPLLREAASLRDGRIAAAQGDGLRERARQTLERLRERGLAAGLGDAALADAERAVVAFLDEAVIASAHPERAAWLAQPLQVERLGERASGQRFFQRLEGPREQAPPAAVLELYLACLWLGFQGVHALEDQALLDAHRHRLGEWLADRTPAAPPPPPASAGTDRGAGQHVGWFWSAVAVLALAALAYLHTGVQVERAAEAAAEEIEAAREVLRRGTP, translated from the coding sequence ATGATCGCGGCGGAGCAGGCTGCGTCGCCGCCGACGTCGACGGGGTCGCTGCTGGAGGTGGCGGAGCCGCTGTTGCGCGAAGCAGCGTCACTGCGTGACGGCCGAATCGCTGCAGCGCAGGGAGATGGGCTGCGTGAGCGGGCGCGGCAGACGCTGGAGCGGTTGCGGGAACGGGGCCTCGCCGCCGGCCTGGGCGATGCCGCCCTGGCCGATGCCGAGCGGGCGGTGGTGGCGTTCCTGGACGAGGCGGTGATCGCCTCGGCGCATCCGGAGCGGGCGGCGTGGCTGGCGCAACCGCTCCAGGTCGAGCGCCTCGGCGAACGCGCGTCGGGTCAGCGTTTCTTCCAGAGGCTGGAGGGCCCTCGCGAGCAAGCCCCGCCGGCGGCGGTCCTTGAGCTGTACCTGGCCTGCCTGTGGCTCGGCTTCCAGGGAGTCCACGCTCTGGAGGATCAGGCGCTGCTTGATGCGCATCGCCATCGGCTCGGCGAGTGGCTGGCCGACCGGACGCCCGCGGCACCCCCGCCGCCCCCGGCGTCGGCGGGCACGGATCGGGGTGCCGGTCAGCATGTGGGCTGGTTCTGGTCGGCGGTGGCGGTGCTTGCTCTCGCGGCGCTGGCCTATCTCCACACCGGGGTGCAGGTGGAGCGGGCCGCCGAGGCTGCCGCCGAAGAGATCGAGGCTGCCCGGGAGGTGTTGCGGAGGGGCACGCCATGA
- a CDS encoding Hcp family type VI secretion system effector, with amino-acid sequence MAIPAYMWLKDDQGNEIEGSVTITDREGSIEVLGFEHELRIPTDSDTGALTGTRKHEPFVFTKAFDSASPYLYKACSKGQTLEELVLSWYQIDESGNEQEYFRHTLNDVKITSVRPVMHNVKEADKERFPHMEQVAIRYGRITWAYVDGNIEFSDSWTEGR; translated from the coding sequence ATGGCGATTCCTGCCTACATGTGGCTCAAGGACGATCAGGGCAACGAGATCGAGGGGTCGGTGACCATCACCGACCGCGAGGGCAGCATCGAGGTGCTCGGCTTCGAGCACGAGCTACGCATCCCCACGGACAGCGACACCGGTGCCCTGACCGGTACGCGCAAGCACGAACCGTTCGTCTTCACCAAGGCCTTCGATTCGGCCTCACCCTACCTCTACAAGGCGTGCAGCAAGGGGCAGACGCTCGAGGAGCTGGTGCTGAGCTGGTACCAGATCGACGAGTCGGGCAACGAGCAGGAGTACTTTCGGCACACCCTCAACGACGTGAAGATCACCTCGGTGCGCCCGGTGATGCACAACGTCAAGGAGGCCGATAAGGAGCGCTTCCCGCACATGGAGCAGGTGGCCATCCGCTATGGCCGGATCACTTGGGCTTACGTGGACGGGAACATCGAGTTCTCCGACTCCTGGACCGAGGGCCGGTGA